Proteins from a genomic interval of Clostridium sp. M62/1:
- a CDS encoding type II secretion system F family protein: MQWIYLICFILLSAGLLALFGVKPGDFIDALFRSQRKSATLSDELNVLLGTPAKGFFNQDYELKQILKGTGRADRYEAIKRLSLILFAVGAVLALLIGNVYMVPILGIGFSLIPIWYLRSTAASYKKHLNEELETAISIITTSYLRTEDLIRSVKENLPYINEPVKANFEAFVYEAELINANITSAINSLKMKIPNRVFHEWCGTLIQCQSDRSMKNTLPTINQKFSDVRVVQSELEAMMQGPRREAITMIFLVIANVPLLYFLNEDWFHTLIFTTPGKIALAICAAIILFALTQIMKLSKPIEYGGDSV, translated from the coding sequence TTGCAATGGATCTATCTTATCTGTTTTATCCTGCTCAGTGCTGGGCTTTTGGCTCTGTTTGGTGTGAAGCCGGGTGATTTTATCGACGCCCTCTTCCGCTCCCAGCGAAAATCCGCCACCTTGTCGGATGAACTGAATGTTCTTCTGGGCACACCAGCCAAGGGCTTTTTTAATCAGGATTACGAACTGAAACAGATCTTGAAGGGTACCGGACGGGCGGACCGCTATGAGGCAATAAAACGACTGTCCCTGATTCTGTTCGCTGTGGGGGCTGTGCTGGCTCTTTTGATTGGGAATGTGTACATGGTGCCCATTCTGGGTATCGGTTTTTCTCTTATACCGATCTGGTATCTGCGCAGCACTGCCGCCAGCTATAAAAAGCACCTGAATGAAGAACTGGAAACCGCTATTTCCATCATCACGACTTCCTACCTGCGCACCGAGGATCTGATCCGTTCTGTCAAGGAAAACCTGCCCTATATCAATGAGCCGGTAAAAGCCAACTTTGAAGCCTTCGTTTATGAAGCGGAATTGATCAACGCCAACATCACCAGTGCTATCAACAGCCTGAAGATGAAGATTCCCAACCGGGTCTTCCATGAATGGTGCGGCACCCTCATCCAGTGCCAGTCCGACCGCAGTATGAAGAATACCCTTCCTACCATCAACCAGAAATTCTCCGATGTGCGTGTGGTGCAGTCGGAACTTGAGGCAATGATGCAAGGGCCGCGGCGTGAAGCCATCACCATGATATTTCTGGTTATCGCCAATGTGCCGCTGCTCTATTTCTTGAATGAGGATTGGTTCCACACCCTTATCTTCACCACACCGGGCAAAATTGCACTGGCGATCTGCGCAGCCATCATCCTATTTGCGCTGACCCAGATCATGAAACTGAGCAAGCCCATCGAATATGGAGGTGATAGCGTATGA
- a CDS encoding DUF6133 family protein, translating into MRKFTTHIYTKANYLLNRGRMALSNQRGDFYISDAVKIIIAVVLGALLLAALTLIFNDTVIPRITQEIESLFS; encoded by the coding sequence ATGAGAAAATTCACGACCCATATCTATACCAAAGCCAACTATCTGCTCAACCGCGGCCGTATGGCATTGTCCAATCAGCGCGGCGATTTTTACATTTCGGACGCCGTCAAAATCATTATCGCCGTAGTTTTGGGTGCGCTGCTCCTGGCGGCTCTGACCCTCATCTTCAATGATACGGTCATCCCCCGCATCACCCAGGAGATTGAAAGTCTGTTCTCCTAA
- a CDS encoding zinc-finger-containing protein, with product MEVILLKQKQIKCPYCHAHASLRPASLVYGSTPQTRGKFLYVCDRWPACNAYVSAHERTLLPMGTLANGDLRHKRILAHRALKKLQQDCHMEKWEVYIWLQAKLGLDAHQTHIGQFSEYMCEQVISLCQQAPAYTSGRAA from the coding sequence ATGGAGGTGATTTTATTGAAACAAAAGCAAATCAAATGTCCTTATTGTCATGCTCACGCTTCTCTTCGGCCTGCAAGCCTTGTGTATGGATCTACTCCACAGACCAGAGGAAAATTCCTGTATGTCTGCGACAGATGGCCGGCCTGCAATGCCTATGTCAGTGCTCATGAGCGCACATTGCTCCCCATGGGGACACTGGCGAATGGCGATCTGCGCCACAAACGCATTCTAGCCCATCGTGCCCTAAAAAAACTGCAGCAGGACTGCCATATGGAAAAATGGGAAGTCTATATCTGGCTGCAAGCCAAGCTGGGACTGGATGCACACCAGACCCACATCGGCCAGTTTTCCGAATATATGTGCGAGCAAGTCATTTCCCTCTGTCAGCAGGCTCCGGCGTACACATCCGGGCGTGCTGCCTGA
- a CDS encoding sigma-70 family RNA polymerase sigma factor: MKQNFKLTKDQQTLVEKNLSIVHWVIVNNIHVNPGICGLEYGDLFQEGCLWLCKAAFTYHAGQAQFSTYAKKVVKNGILSYCRKICSQGRHISRLIIGEQGELAADGEQIDQPDDHFDSHLSRLETLDLLEASKQNYQGVARLGIEALALKVQGMRITDIAALYQVPPSHVGAWISRSLEKLRNDPDFLTCLL, from the coding sequence ATGAAGCAAAACTTTAAGCTTACCAAAGACCAGCAGACACTGGTAGAAAAAAACCTGTCCATCGTTCACTGGGTCATTGTCAACAACATTCATGTGAATCCCGGCATCTGTGGTCTGGAGTATGGAGATCTGTTTCAGGAAGGGTGCCTGTGGCTCTGCAAGGCCGCCTTTACCTACCATGCCGGACAGGCACAGTTTTCAACCTACGCCAAAAAGGTTGTGAAAAACGGAATCCTCTCCTACTGCCGCAAAATCTGTAGCCAGGGACGGCACATCAGCCGGCTGATCATCGGAGAACAGGGCGAACTGGCTGCAGATGGAGAACAGATAGACCAGCCAGACGACCATTTTGACTCCCATCTTTCTCGTCTGGAGACCCTTGATCTGCTGGAAGCCAGCAAACAGAACTATCAGGGCGTTGCCAGACTTGGCATCGAAGCGCTGGCGCTGAAGGTCCAGGGAATGCGCATTACAGACATCGCCGCCCTCTATCAAGTCCCTCCTTCCCATGTGGGTGCCTGGATTTCCCGTTCTCTGGAAAAACTTCGCAATGACCCTGACTTTTTGACCTGCCTGCTTTGA
- a CDS encoding CPBP family intramembrane glutamic endopeptidase, which yields MKKLIEVSLKSIIFFIGWAIFVSVIPIPDIDNTALWRFFAELIPFLAIVIMTVIFWFVDRKKTKLHLTQRPVYSSVLGGTVGLSWLGISVGILLFTGSARIEGTNHISMLWLWILSAFINTIMQEMLVRGYLYQMIKRNYNVVAATVVSTMLFTFAHGGAFEAGTLPVLNVLTMSLFMTAVLEYTNSLIAPIIVHFLWNSVGAIILGGVSLAEDYPHLFNMTFGGNQLLSGGIYKIEGSVVVFVLNVIMIIGFIMAKKKKNIA from the coding sequence ATGAAAAAACTAATAGAAGTATCATTAAAATCTATCATTTTCTTTATTGGATGGGCAATTTTCGTATCAGTTATACCGATTCCTGATATTGACAATACAGCGTTGTGGAGGTTTTTTGCAGAACTAATACCGTTTTTGGCGATTGTTATTATGACCGTCATTTTTTGGTTTGTAGATCGTAAAAAAACCAAGTTACATCTCACACAGCGCCCCGTCTATAGCAGTGTATTAGGAGGGACAGTTGGACTAAGTTGGTTAGGTATATCTGTCGGTATTTTGCTTTTTACCGGGTCTGCACGGATAGAAGGTACTAATCATATTTCTATGCTCTGGCTCTGGATACTATCAGCCTTTATCAACACAATTATGCAGGAAATGTTGGTTCGTGGTTATCTATATCAGATGATAAAGAGAAACTACAATGTAGTTGCGGCAACTGTTGTGTCTACCATGCTGTTTACTTTTGCACATGGAGGTGCTTTTGAAGCAGGAACTCTCCCTGTTTTGAATGTTTTGACAATGAGTTTGTTTATGACAGCAGTTTTGGAATATACAAATTCTTTAATTGCCCCTATAATCGTTCATTTTCTCTGGAATAGTGTAGGAGCGATTATTTTGGGAGGAGTATCACTTGCAGAGGACTATCCACATTTGTTTAATATGACATTCGGTGGCAATCAACTGCTATCTGGTGGAATTTATAAAATTGAAGGCAGTGTTGTAGTATTTGTTTTGAATGTGATTATGATAATTGGATTTATTATGGCAAAGAAAAAGAAGAATATTGCATAA
- a CDS encoding single-stranded DNA-binding protein: MAQIFVFGRVMNDLVPKESQSKQSYVCFDLMERTKNWTQFYQVWAWDADVTRLMQFKVKKGSMIWLAGSQRLVDVRMKDGKLEKKLKVSLNDFGFLPKQPATANRQENDPDITAEPAPPPTEVLDGDRESLPE; this comes from the coding sequence ATGGCACAGATTTTTGTGTTCGGGCGCGTCATGAACGACCTCGTACCCAAAGAAAGCCAGTCCAAACAAAGCTATGTATGCTTTGATCTGATGGAACGCACCAAAAACTGGACGCAGTTCTATCAGGTATGGGCCTGGGATGCAGATGTCACCCGGCTCATGCAATTCAAGGTCAAAAAAGGCAGTATGATCTGGCTTGCCGGCTCACAGCGGCTGGTAGATGTTCGCATGAAGGACGGTAAATTGGAAAAGAAACTGAAGGTCAGTCTAAATGACTTTGGTTTCCTCCCCAAACAGCCCGCCACAGCGAACAGACAGGAGAATGACCCGGACATTACTGCGGAACCCGCACCGCCTCCCACAGAGGTATTGGACGGTGACCGTGAATCCCTGCCGGAGTAG
- a CDS encoding DUF932 domain-containing protein yields the protein MEINQIAHRQIGTHLKIPAAYYDRMLSDYPELLAENVNSWFQREPTQRMVRTLDGTVRAFLSNRYRRIDNLDIAEIVLPVIQQMEDAYFESCQITDSRMYIKVVNKRLEAEVVPGDIVQSGVIISNSEVGLGSVNIQPLVYRLVCSNGMVVNDAQTRRTHIGRVNEADENFQLFSQETLAADDHAFAMKIKDTVMAAVDETRFTRVVGMMREATTVQMNTTDIPGVVRLASKDFNITEEESTGVLQRLIEGKDLTLYGLSNAVTRFSQDVDSYDRATALEGIGYNILSMPRQQWNRINQMAA from the coding sequence TTGGAGATTAACCAGATCGCCCATCGGCAGATCGGCACACATCTGAAGATTCCGGCTGCTTACTATGACCGTATGCTTTCCGATTATCCAGAACTGCTGGCGGAGAATGTGAATTCCTGGTTCCAGCGGGAACCGACCCAGCGTATGGTCCGCACTCTGGATGGCACTGTACGGGCGTTTTTGAGCAACCGCTATCGCCGCATTGACAATCTGGACATTGCAGAAATCGTCCTCCCTGTCATTCAGCAAATGGAGGACGCCTATTTTGAAAGCTGCCAGATCACGGACAGCCGTATGTACATCAAGGTAGTCAACAAGCGGCTTGAAGCCGAAGTTGTACCCGGTGACATCGTACAGTCCGGCGTTATCATCAGCAATAGCGAAGTTGGACTGGGTTCCGTCAACATCCAGCCTTTGGTCTATCGGCTGGTATGCAGTAACGGCATGGTCGTCAACGATGCCCAGACTCGCCGCACTCACATCGGCCGGGTCAATGAGGCAGATGAAAACTTTCAACTGTTCTCACAGGAGACATTGGCCGCTGATGACCACGCATTTGCCATGAAGATCAAAGATACCGTGATGGCCGCCGTGGATGAAACGCGGTTTACACGGGTAGTTGGCATGATGCGTGAAGCCACAACCGTTCAGATGAATACCACTGATATTCCCGGCGTTGTCCGTCTGGCAAGCAAGGATTTCAATATCACCGAGGAAGAAAGCACCGGCGTTCTGCAGCGTCTGATTGAAGGCAAGGATCTGACCCTCTATGGGCTATCCAATGCCGTAACACGCTTTAGTCAGGATGTGGACAGCTATGACCGCGCCACTGCCCTGGAGGGGATCGGATACAATATCCTGTCCATGCCCCGACAGCAGTGGAACCGTATCAATCAGATGGCCGCCTGA
- a CDS encoding YkgJ family cysteine cluster protein has translation MNEEIMNDIQSVRPKDQFTFSCRQCGACCRNIEGCVMVESLDAYRLARYLRTKGEPIEGIEDFLFRYCEPEPLTEEGFPIYMLKTKAPNGSCIFLTDGRCSVYPARTRTCRIYPLTVGPGERGRDFEYCLCLDRHQSHFTGGRVSVKDWLYQNFKREDKEYVKREYEIATELGKLMRAIDPAMWPGIVFKVLYYRYYNFDLDQPFQPQYEQNNRHLLADLHRIVREQ, from the coding sequence ATGAACGAAGAAATCATGAATGATATCCAATCAGTCCGCCCCAAAGACCAGTTCACCTTTTCCTGCCGTCAATGCGGGGCGTGCTGCCGCAATATCGAAGGCTGTGTAATGGTGGAAAGTCTGGACGCCTACCGTCTGGCTCGCTATCTCCGAACAAAAGGTGAGCCCATCGAAGGAATAGAGGATTTCCTGTTCCGTTACTGCGAACCAGAACCACTGACTGAGGAAGGCTTCCCTATCTATATGCTCAAGACAAAAGCCCCTAACGGCTCCTGCATCTTCCTTACGGATGGGCGCTGTTCTGTCTACCCTGCCCGTACCCGTACCTGCCGTATCTATCCTCTTACCGTAGGTCCAGGGGAGCGTGGCCGCGATTTTGAATACTGCCTGTGTCTGGACCGACACCAGAGCCACTTTACCGGCGGCCGGGTATCCGTCAAGGACTGGCTGTATCAGAATTTCAAGCGGGAAGACAAAGAATATGTAAAGCGGGAATATGAGATCGCTACCGAACTGGGCAAACTGATGCGCGCCATTGATCCTGCCATGTGGCCAGGCATTGTATTCAAGGTGCTCTACTACCGCTATTACAATTTTGATTTAGACCAGCCTTTTCAGCCTCAGTATGAGCAGAATAACCGGCATCTGTTAGCAGACCTGCACCGGATTGTCAGGGAACAGTAA
- a CDS encoding DUF6809 family protein translates to MNLHETAMGQRFFNVQLPALINTLKDIAAALSRPAPSAISFPADPRFLTSLYYGEYEADVFKPDKRLAPFNQAVHQKEKALLPLLSNEASIAFEQYQTAVQCRNSAVLEQAYASGYRTAVQMFAAGLGPQPPVPEHGEDNNG, encoded by the coding sequence ATGAATTTACACGAAACAGCAATGGGGCAAAGATTTTTTAATGTTCAGCTCCCTGCACTGATCAACACACTCAAAGATATTGCGGCGGCGCTTTCTCGCCCTGCACCATCTGCTATATCCTTTCCGGCAGACCCACGCTTTCTCACTTCGCTCTATTATGGCGAATATGAAGCAGATGTGTTCAAGCCCGATAAACGCCTCGCACCTTTTAACCAAGCAGTACATCAGAAAGAAAAAGCTCTGCTTCCGCTGCTCTCCAACGAGGCGTCCATCGCTTTTGAACAGTATCAGACTGCGGTACAATGTCGCAATTCTGCTGTATTGGAGCAGGCATACGCCTCTGGTTACCGTACCGCTGTGCAGATGTTTGCGGCAGGCTTAGGCCCACAACCGCCAGTACCGGAACATGGGGAGGATAATAATGGATGA